The following proteins come from a genomic window of Labeo rohita strain BAU-BD-2019 unplaced genomic scaffold, IGBB_LRoh.1.0 scaffold_512, whole genome shotgun sequence:
- the LOC127160974 gene encoding uncharacterized protein LOC127160974 isoform X1, with amino-acid sequence MEIQRILMRSLAVAVVLAAVTWTTTAEYIKVNSCCTKVSKAEVTDPIISFKMKEESLPCVKAVIFETKRGYFCSDWRQPWVQKKVKQFFRAHRNKPLSSTPPPTSTISDQTREGQSTQATASPTTISDQTREGQSTQATASPTTISDQTREGQSTQATDSSTTISDQTREGQSTQATDRLSTISDQTREGQSTQATDRLSTISDQTREGQSTQATASSSTISDQTREGETTQATDKLSTISDQTRESETTQATDKLSTISDQTREGETTQATDKLSTISDQTREGETTQATDRSVKNV; translated from the exons ATGGAGATACAAAGGATCCTCATGAGGAGTTTGGCTGTTGCAGTGGTTCTGGCAGCTGTGACCTGGACTACAACAG CGGAATATATCAAGGTGAATTCATGCTGTACTAAAGTCTCCAAAGCAGAGGTGACCGATCCCATCATCAGTTTCAagatgaaagaagaaagtcttcCATGTGTGAAGGCCGTCAT CTTTGAGACTAAACGggggtacttctgcagtgactGGAGACAACCATGGGTGCAGAAGAAAGTTAAGCAGTTTTT CAGAGCTCATAGAAATAAACCCCTGAGTTCCACACCACCACCAACATCAACTATTAGTGACCAAACTCGTGAAGGACAGTCTACCCAAGCAACTGCCAGCCCAACGACTATTAGCGACCAAACTCGTGAAGGACAATCTACCCAAGCAACTGCCAGCCCAACGACTATTAGCGACCAAACTCGTGAAGGACAATCTACCCAAGCAACTGACAG CTCAACAACTATTAGTGACCAAACTCGTGAAGGACAATCTACCCAAGCAACTGACAGGTTATCAACTATTAGTGACCAAACTCGTGAAGGACAATCTACCCAAGCAACTGACAGGTTATCAACTATTAGTGACCAAACTCGTGAAGGACAATCTACCCAAGCAACTGCCAGCTCATCAACTATTAGTGACCAAACTCGTGAAGGTGAAACTACCCAAGCAACTGACAAGTTATCAACTATTAGTGACCAAACTCGTGAAA GTGAAACTACCCAAGCAACTGACAAGTTATCAACTATTAGTGACCAAACTCGTGAAG GTGAAACTACCCAAGCAACTGACAAGTTATCAACTATTAGTGACCAAACTCGTGAAG GTGAAACTACCCAAGCAACTGACAGATCAGTGAagaatgtctaa
- the LOC127160974 gene encoding uncharacterized protein LOC127160974 isoform X2: protein MEIQRILMRSLAVAVVLAAVTWTTTAEYIKVNSCCTKVSKAEVTDPIISFKMKEESLPCVKAVIFETKRGYFCSDWRQPWVQKKVKQFFRAHRNKPLSSTPPPTSTISDQTREGQSTQATASPTTISDQTREGQSTQATASPTTISDQTREGQSTQATDRLSTISDQTREGQSTQATDSSSTISDQTREVKLPKQLTAYQLLVTKLVKVKLPKQLTDQ, encoded by the exons ATGGAGATACAAAGGATCCTCATGAGGAGTTTGGCTGTTGCAGTGGTTCTGGCAGCTGTGACCTGGACTACAACAG CGGAATATATCAAGGTGAATTCATGCTGTACTAAAGTCTCCAAAGCAGAGGTGACCGATCCCATCATCAGTTTCAagatgaaagaagaaagtcttcCATGTGTGAAGGCCGTCAT CTTTGAGACTAAACGggggtacttctgcagtgactGGAGACAACCATGGGTGCAGAAGAAAGTTAAGCAGTTTTT CAGAGCTCATAGAAATAAACCCCTGAGTTCCACACCACCACCAACATCAACTATTAGTGACCAAACTCGTGAAGGACAGTCTACCCAAGCAACTGCCAGCCCAACGACTATTAGCGACCAAACTCGTGAAGGACAATCTACCCAAGCAACTGCCAGCCCAACGACTATTAGCGACCAAACTCGTGAAGGACAATCTACCCAAGCAACTGACAG GTTATCAACTATTAGTGACCAAACTCGTGAAGGACAATCTACCCAAGCAACTGACAGCTCATCAACTATTAGTGACCAAACTCGTGAAGTGAAACTACCCAAGCAACTGACAGCTTATCAACTATTAGTGACCAAACTCGTGAAG GTGAAACTACCCAAGCAACTGACAGATCAGTGA